One genomic window of Kosmotoga olearia TBF 19.5.1 includes the following:
- a CDS encoding MGMT family protein has protein sequence MRPQKRLHESTYAIVRKIPFGKVASYGQIANIVGCTPRMVGFALASLKRDDVPWHRVINSKGEISLRDSEWRIIQRQMLEAEGVEFNEKGKTNFSEFGWNGTESSD, from the coding sequence ATGCGACCTCAAAAAAGGCTTCATGAAAGCACTTACGCAATTGTGAGAAAAATACCATTTGGCAAGGTGGCTTCTTACGGCCAGATAGCGAATATAGTTGGCTGCACGCCGAGAATGGTCGGCTTTGCATTGGCTTCTTTGAAAAGAGACGATGTCCCCTGGCATAGGGTTATCAACAGCAAGGGTGAAATCAGCCTCAGAGACTCTGAATGGAGAATTATCCAGAGGCAGATGCTTGAAGCTGAAGGAGTTGAATTCAATGAAAAGGGCAAAACCAATTTCAGCGAATTTGGCTGGAATGGAACTGAATCCAGTGACTGA
- a CDS encoding MFS transporter, producing the protein MQSSKQNLKKNIPLFYIYHFLSQIRVDNVLWLLYMQYRGLSLLEIGVCEAILHVSGLTFEIPTGAIGDLIGRKRSMMIGSGLIILTYILMLFAHSFLNFALAFFLFGFSMTFISGSDTALIYDTYKVLGIETNYKKAAGSFLALLVLGELFSNMTGGLLSRINWTAVYIGAIISRSLFFGLILFLKEPPYEKSERNFDGYLTLIKNGARQIFGTLFLRWIFVFWVGISLVGASLRMYSQTFLGSKGLSPFWVSVLFTVSALFGVIIAKTAWRMEEALGRRNFFLLTGLTLGIPTIFYGIAPLGITVMLFLLISNAENFLDPLMGYYINRELDSQYRATANSFLNMGFNVSMAVFFPILGYSMDNFGYSPVFVAMGLFGIALTFLSVKKFRKMHLL; encoded by the coding sequence ATGCAAAGTTCTAAGCAAAATTTGAAGAAAAACATCCCGCTGTTTTATATATACCATTTCCTCTCACAGATCAGAGTGGATAATGTTCTCTGGCTTTTATACATGCAGTACAGAGGTCTCAGCTTGCTCGAGATTGGAGTCTGTGAAGCCATTCTTCATGTAAGCGGATTGACCTTTGAAATTCCTACAGGGGCTATCGGGGATTTGATCGGCAGGAAGCGCTCCATGATGATTGGCTCCGGATTGATTATATTGACTTACATACTTATGCTTTTCGCACACTCTTTTTTGAACTTCGCACTTGCTTTTTTTCTATTTGGCTTTTCAATGACGTTTATCTCCGGATCAGATACGGCTCTGATTTACGATACTTACAAAGTTTTGGGAATAGAAACTAATTACAAAAAGGCTGCCGGGAGTTTTCTTGCCCTACTGGTACTTGGAGAACTTTTTTCAAATATGACTGGCGGTTTGCTTTCGAGAATCAACTGGACAGCTGTCTATATTGGGGCAATAATTTCCAGAAGTTTGTTTTTTGGGTTGATACTTTTTTTGAAAGAACCACCTTATGAAAAAAGCGAGAGGAACTTTGATGGATACCTCACGCTGATAAAAAACGGAGCCCGTCAAATATTTGGGACCCTGTTTCTGAGATGGATTTTTGTGTTTTGGGTGGGGATTTCCCTGGTGGGAGCTTCTTTAAGAATGTATTCTCAGACTTTCCTGGGAAGCAAGGGGTTGAGCCCTTTCTGGGTGAGTGTACTATTTACCGTTTCTGCATTGTTCGGGGTGATTATAGCAAAAACTGCGTGGAGAATGGAAGAGGCGCTTGGCCGCCGTAATTTCTTTTTGCTAACGGGATTGACTCTGGGGATTCCAACAATTTTCTACGGGATAGCCCCTTTGGGTATCACTGTTATGCTGTTCTTATTGATCAGTAATGCTGAAAATTTTCTTGATCCGTTGATGGGTTATTATATTAACAGGGAGCTGGATTCTCAATACCGTGCGACTGCAAATTCCTTTTTAAACATGGGTTTCAACGTATCAATGGCGGTTTTCTTCCCGATATTGGGGTATTCTATGGATAACTTCGGATACTCACCAGTTTTTGTTGCCATGGGGCTGTTTGGTATCGCACTAACTTTTCTTTCAGTAAAAAAGTTCAGAAAAATGCATCTTCTATGA
- a CDS encoding nucleoside phosphorylase: MKDNIPPILEFDGTTPAVIEPGKIIKPLPQMPEKVILVFYQEVIDFLRDAGKLRLLNIRRSEVGEFPIYLLEYKEQQIAVFNPGLGAPCAAGFYEELIALGAKKTIACGSAGVVNPKLKRGSIVIVDSAVRDEGTSYHYLPPSREIKANEKVIKIIEETLKDLGVPYVKGKTWTTDAFYRETQNRVKKRLAEGCVTVEMEASALMAVSEFRGVEFGQILSSSDDVSGTEWDPRIPPEASSHKEKIFWLAAECLIRL, encoded by the coding sequence ATGAAAGACAACATTCCCCCAATACTCGAATTTGATGGTACTACTCCCGCGGTAATCGAGCCGGGTAAAATAATAAAACCTCTTCCCCAAATGCCTGAAAAAGTCATACTGGTATTCTATCAGGAAGTAATCGATTTCTTGCGTGATGCTGGTAAACTTCGCCTCCTGAATATAAGAAGAAGCGAGGTTGGAGAGTTTCCGATTTACCTGCTGGAATATAAGGAACAGCAAATAGCGGTATTTAACCCCGGGCTAGGTGCACCCTGCGCGGCTGGTTTTTATGAAGAATTGATAGCTCTGGGAGCGAAAAAGACCATAGCCTGTGGTTCCGCAGGGGTTGTAAACCCAAAGTTGAAGAGAGGTAGTATTGTAATAGTAGATTCTGCGGTGAGAGATGAAGGCACGTCTTATCATTATCTGCCACCTTCCAGGGAAATCAAGGCAAATGAAAAAGTGATAAAGATTATCGAGGAAACTTTAAAAGACTTGGGTGTGCCTTATGTTAAAGGCAAGACATGGACAACCGATGCTTTTTACAGAGAAACCCAAAATCGTGTGAAGAAGAGGTTAGCTGAAGGTTGTGTAACAGTCGAAATGGAAGCATCAGCCTTGATGGCAGTTTCAGAATTCAGGGGGGTAGAGTTTGGCCAGATACTCTCATCCAGCGACGATGTCAGCGGTACTGAATGGGATCCGAGAATCCCTCCCGAGGCTTCTTCCCATAAAGAGAAAATATTCTGGCTTGCAGCGGAATGCTTGATCAGGCTTTGA
- a CDS encoding HIT family protein → MKHIKCPFCNPDNSEIILKNDLCYARFDKYPVSTGHVLVIPFRHFSNYFEATMEEKIAMVRLIDEVKEFLDRKFKPDGYNIGVNVGKPAGQTVMHVHIHVIPRYKGDIEDPTGGVRGVISARRIYDDTPNE, encoded by the coding sequence GTGAAGCATATAAAATGTCCTTTTTGTAACCCGGATAATAGTGAAATTATCTTAAAAAACGATCTCTGTTATGCGAGGTTTGACAAATACCCTGTTAGCACTGGGCACGTTCTTGTGATCCCATTCAGGCATTTCAGCAATTATTTTGAAGCAACAATGGAAGAAAAGATTGCAATGGTGAGGTTAATAGATGAAGTAAAAGAATTTCTGGACAGGAAGTTTAAGCCTGATGGATATAATATTGGTGTAAACGTTGGAAAGCCTGCTGGCCAAACTGTAATGCACGTTCATATCCATGTGATACCAAGATACAAAGGTGATATTGAAGATCCAACAGGTGGAGTTAGAGGTGTTATTTCTGCCAGAAGAATATATGATGATACTCCGAACGAATAG
- a CDS encoding cupin domain-containing protein, whose product MKKVQIMKLPSIFKKEGIEARKIYDKESALANVITIQPGFELPAHVTPVDVFMLVLEGKGVFTVGDESLELEKYELIEGPKNVPHGIKNTGDEPLMVLVLKAPRPQS is encoded by the coding sequence ATGAAAAAGGTACAGATAATGAAACTGCCTTCGATTTTCAAAAAAGAGGGAATCGAAGCAAGAAAGATATATGACAAAGAATCCGCTCTGGCTAACGTAATAACAATCCAACCTGGGTTTGAGCTGCCGGCACATGTTACTCCTGTGGATGTTTTTATGCTGGTTCTTGAAGGAAAGGGAGTTTTTACGGTAGGTGATGAAAGTCTGGAACTTGAAAAATATGAACTGATTGAAGGCCCAAAGAATGTGCCTCACGGCATTAAGAACACTGGCGATGAACCTTTAATGGTACTGGTTCTTAAAGCACCGCGTCCTCAATCTTGA
- a CDS encoding FMN-binding protein, with amino-acid sequence MKRCTKYLVLALVVVIFVIVVGIGSKLFLIYMDMKEKVSDIEFSELELSELEDGEYYGSYSLGIVSAKVCVSVSDGKIDDIEIVEHITGRGKKAEDIVEAVIDEQSVMVDIISGATYSSKTILKAIENAVNYQ; translated from the coding sequence ATGAAAAGATGCACGAAATATCTTGTTCTTGCACTGGTTGTGGTAATTTTTGTTATTGTAGTGGGAATCGGATCCAAACTGTTCCTGATATATATGGATATGAAGGAAAAGGTATCAGATATTGAATTTTCTGAACTTGAACTCTCCGAACTTGAAGATGGAGAATATTACGGAAGCTATTCGTTGGGGATTGTTAGTGCAAAGGTCTGTGTGAGCGTTAGTGACGGAAAAATAGATGACATCGAGATTGTAGAGCACATAACGGGAAGAGGCAAGAAAGCGGAGGATATTGTGGAAGCTGTTATCGATGAACAGAGCGTTATGGTTGATATAATAAGCGGTGCAACATACAGCAGCAAAACTATATTGAAGGCCATCGAGAATGCTGTAAATTATCAGTAA
- a CDS encoding flavodoxin domain-containing protein, with translation MKILILYSSKTGTTEKCARLLSKYLKSENSVVDLAKAGEVNPNEFDGIILGSCIRVGRIPGNVKKFVEKNLELLKKKRLGVFLCMGETQDRFEEYLSNNFSKDFLDSCVAKGYFGGEFNFDKMGFIVRKVIKKMSEGREYPSIKVENIRKFAEDFERGS, from the coding sequence ATGAAAATCTTAATACTTTACAGTAGCAAGACCGGTACCACTGAGAAGTGCGCCAGGCTTCTTTCGAAATATTTAAAATCAGAAAATTCTGTGGTTGATCTTGCAAAAGCGGGCGAAGTGAATCCAAACGAATTCGATGGCATAATTCTTGGAAGTTGCATACGCGTGGGTAGAATACCGGGAAATGTGAAAAAATTCGTCGAGAAGAATTTGGAATTATTGAAAAAGAAAAGACTGGGTGTGTTTCTCTGCATGGGAGAAACTCAGGATAGGTTTGAAGAGTACCTTTCGAATAATTTCAGTAAAGACTTTCTTGATAGTTGCGTTGCAAAAGGATACTTCGGTGGAGAATTCAACTTCGATAAAATGGGATTTATTGTAAGAAAAGTTATAAAGAAGATGTCAGAAGGACGGGAGTATCCTTCCATAAAAGTGGAAAACATAAGAAAATTCGCAGAAGATTTCGAAAGGGGAAGCTGA
- a CDS encoding class I SAM-dependent methyltransferase, translating to MKYERKKVERTFDSISEASPIAKRSAECDDIICRIGKKAVELLELSKDDVLLDIGTGRGRWALYAAPFCKEVIGIDISSNLLKDAREEAEKRNITNVAFYRGSFENPYEEVDLKEFGINKVVSVYAMHHLTDDLKKKAIETMMKFTKRPTRIVIADIMWFEDPGKYKEIWDEVYYDEGDTDFPANAYSLKKMFEEHAKKMNLIKLHPLVGIIVADL from the coding sequence TTGAAGTACGAACGCAAAAAGGTTGAGAGGACGTTTGATTCTATCAGTGAGGCTTCGCCAATTGCAAAAAGGAGCGCGGAGTGTGATGATATCATTTGCAGGATCGGGAAAAAGGCTGTTGAACTTCTCGAATTAAGCAAAGATGATGTTTTGCTGGATATTGGCACGGGCAGAGGACGCTGGGCTCTATATGCTGCTCCGTTTTGCAAAGAGGTTATAGGGATAGACATAAGCTCGAATTTGCTCAAAGATGCCCGAGAGGAGGCAGAAAAGAGAAATATAACCAACGTGGCTTTTTACCGCGGTTCTTTTGAGAATCCCTATGAAGAGGTTGATTTGAAAGAGTTTGGAATAAACAAGGTTGTCAGCGTGTACGCAATGCACCATCTAACAGATGATCTAAAGAAAAAGGCAATTGAAACCATGATGAAATTCACAAAAAGGCCAACCAGAATAGTAATCGCAGACATAATGTGGTTTGAAGATCCCGGCAAATACAAAGAAATCTGGGATGAAGTATATTACGACGAAGGTGATACCGATTTTCCGGCAAATGCTTACAGTTTGAAGAAGATGTTCGAAGAACATGCGAAAAAAATGAATCTGATAAAGTTGCACCCGCTGGTTGGGATAATCGTTGCGGATCTCTGA
- a CDS encoding TetR/AcrR family transcriptional regulator: MSEKEKRIKKRREYFIKAAREIIDKHGVKALNVRKVAELAGYAPATIYNYFGSMNGLLNAVIDSYAAEIMEWLQEKLSLDLPAARKIKALYIEFARFFLEKPDLFKIIFMNESLEVIDDANFIPNFKEIQKLRIGLFQKLSSEYGYKSETVVRLEEIITSVLFGMLYTHYYGISNDTKEKLLAKLKMNIEHLIPEARA, from the coding sequence ATGTCGGAGAAAGAAAAACGCATAAAGAAAAGGCGAGAATATTTCATAAAAGCGGCAAGGGAAATCATCGACAAACACGGCGTAAAGGCCCTCAATGTCAGAAAAGTCGCTGAACTAGCAGGCTATGCTCCCGCTACCATATACAACTACTTTGGTAGCATGAACGGTTTACTAAACGCTGTTATTGATAGTTACGCGGCTGAAATAATGGAATGGCTGCAGGAGAAACTTTCGTTGGATTTACCGGCAGCTAGAAAGATCAAAGCCCTATATATCGAGTTCGCAAGATTCTTCCTTGAAAAGCCCGACCTGTTCAAAATCATCTTCATGAACGAGAGTCTTGAAGTGATAGATGATGCTAACTTTATCCCAAATTTCAAAGAAATACAAAAGCTCAGGATAGGGCTTTTTCAAAAACTATCCTCAGAATACGGATACAAATCTGAAACGGTAGTTAGACTTGAAGAAATTATCACTTCGGTGCTTTTTGGGATGTTATACACGCATTATTACGGTATTTCAAATGACACAAAAGAAAAACTGCTCGCGAAGCTAAAAATGAATATTGAGCACCTGATACCAGAAGCGAGGGCGTGA
- a CDS encoding acyl-CoA dehydratase activase-related protein has product MIFCPVFRGALQSCDRKCKIRIIEINGKRFPFGGACNRYENIVRHVVTDTEEYNHVKKREEMIFNMEGNSGEKTIGISRSLAMTSLFPLFYRFFRYLGFRIIIPEVSDKRGWDLKNAEFCFPAEMAHGYMYDLLTRDPDYIFLPRIRGVKVENSRNYNVFCPFVQSEPDYLKSAFPGLESRNVLEMNLDFSNGYESETEKFEEIAEKLGSKREEGKNAYFKALKDFKELKRKIKKTGENFLRNLEKDEFGIVLFGRSYNAFSSHANMGIPEKFASRGVLIVNLDALPYESDEGYSNMYWTWGEMITKTARYVKKHPKLFGVYITNFSCGPDSFIISYFRDIMGDKPSLILELDSHTADAGIETRIEAFIDVAKSYLKAPVSKEKRKVSRPITKLENGELKVITPDGNKFPISHEKVRLVFPTMGEFSTKCLAASFSYHNVKTDVCPEPDIEEFRLGRGNSLSKECLPLQLTLGSLIKYLNGNSSDDEIILYFMPETMGPCRFGQYKVFIDLWLDNNHVDNVALFSLNSENAYAGLGLQFKLRAWIAVIVSDVLTDIENTVKVLAKDKHEAKVLLKRVKEKILDSFANDSLYTFFRKLKRAANLIASIEKSRNYTETPKVLITGEIYARRDEFSRKRLEDVFAENGIITHISPVHEWIYYTDYLFLKKQTSPNSTHIDRLMKRMEILFKRDIEMKVKKIFKKTGFYEVCMMDVEKTIGAAREHLHPELTGETILTVGTALSEIGEKYDGIVSIGPFGCMPSRIAEAIIKKGILKKTFEDPGNAPIIYIESDGNPFPPIIESKIEAFIVQVKRFKGYNLS; this is encoded by the coding sequence TTGATTTTTTGTCCAGTTTTTCGGGGAGCATTACAGAGCTGTGATAGAAAATGCAAGATAAGGATTATCGAGATAAACGGCAAGAGATTTCCCTTTGGCGGAGCCTGCAATCGTTATGAGAACATAGTCAGACATGTAGTAACAGATACTGAAGAGTACAACCACGTTAAAAAGAGAGAAGAGATGATCTTCAATATGGAAGGAAACTCCGGAGAGAAGACCATCGGAATCAGCAGGTCACTGGCTATGACTTCATTATTTCCTCTATTTTATCGTTTCTTCAGGTATCTCGGGTTCAGGATAATAATTCCGGAAGTTTCAGATAAGAGAGGTTGGGATCTAAAAAACGCGGAGTTCTGCTTCCCTGCGGAGATGGCACACGGTTACATGTATGATCTTCTCACCAGAGATCCGGATTATATATTCCTCCCAAGAATAAGGGGAGTGAAAGTGGAAAACTCCAGAAATTACAACGTTTTCTGCCCGTTTGTGCAGAGTGAACCGGATTACCTCAAGTCCGCGTTTCCAGGTCTTGAATCTCGAAATGTTCTGGAAATGAACCTCGACTTTTCAAATGGATACGAAAGCGAAACTGAAAAGTTTGAGGAGATTGCTGAAAAACTTGGAAGTAAAAGAGAAGAAGGAAAAAATGCCTATTTCAAGGCCTTGAAAGACTTCAAAGAACTGAAAAGAAAGATAAAGAAAACCGGAGAAAATTTCTTAAGAAATCTGGAAAAGGACGAATTCGGTATTGTGCTTTTTGGAAGGTCTTACAACGCTTTCTCCTCGCATGCCAACATGGGAATCCCTGAAAAGTTTGCATCCAGAGGGGTATTGATAGTAAATCTCGATGCCTTGCCATACGAAAGCGATGAAGGCTACAGCAACATGTACTGGACCTGGGGAGAAATGATAACAAAAACCGCGAGATACGTAAAAAAACATCCTAAGCTATTTGGTGTGTATATAACTAACTTCAGCTGTGGGCCCGATTCTTTCATAATCTCGTATTTTAGAGATATCATGGGTGATAAACCCTCATTGATTCTTGAACTGGACAGCCACACGGCCGATGCAGGCATAGAAACAAGGATAGAGGCGTTCATCGACGTAGCCAAAAGCTACCTCAAAGCTCCTGTGTCAAAAGAAAAGAGGAAGGTCTCCAGACCCATCACAAAGCTGGAAAATGGAGAGCTGAAAGTTATAACCCCAGACGGCAACAAGTTTCCCATAAGCCATGAAAAGGTCCGACTGGTTTTTCCAACAATGGGGGAATTCAGCACAAAATGCCTAGCTGCCTCGTTCAGTTATCACAACGTTAAAACCGACGTGTGTCCCGAACCAGACATCGAAGAGTTCAGGCTGGGGAGAGGTAATTCTCTTTCCAAAGAGTGCCTGCCACTCCAGCTCACTCTCGGTAGTCTTATAAAATACCTTAATGGAAACAGCAGTGATGACGAAATTATTCTTTATTTCATGCCGGAAACAATGGGACCATGCCGTTTTGGACAGTATAAGGTTTTCATAGACCTCTGGCTGGACAACAACCACGTTGATAACGTCGCATTGTTCAGCCTGAATTCTGAAAACGCTTATGCGGGGTTAGGACTCCAGTTCAAATTACGTGCCTGGATTGCGGTCATCGTTTCCGATGTTCTGACAGATATTGAAAATACGGTGAAAGTCCTGGCAAAAGATAAACATGAAGCAAAAGTATTGCTGAAAAGAGTAAAAGAAAAAATACTGGACAGTTTTGCTAATGATTCCCTGTATACTTTTTTCAGAAAACTCAAAAGAGCGGCTAATCTTATCGCATCCATAGAAAAGAGCAGGAATTACACCGAAACACCAAAGGTACTGATAACAGGTGAAATATATGCTAGAAGGGATGAGTTTTCCCGAAAAAGATTGGAAGATGTATTTGCTGAAAACGGAATAATAACCCACATATCACCGGTGCATGAGTGGATATACTACACGGATTATCTGTTTCTGAAAAAGCAGACTTCGCCAAACTCAACCCATATTGACAGGCTGATGAAGAGAATGGAAATTCTCTTCAAAAGGGATATAGAAATGAAGGTGAAGAAAATTTTCAAAAAAACAGGATTCTATGAAGTGTGCATGATGGATGTAGAAAAAACAATTGGAGCTGCAAGAGAACACCTTCATCCCGAATTAACAGGTGAGACGATTCTCACGGTGGGAACAGCTCTTTCCGAAATTGGTGAAAAATACGATGGTATAGTTTCAATAGGTCCCTTTGGATGTATGCCAAGTCGAATCGCTGAAGCTATCATCAAAAAAGGGATTTTGAAAAAGACATTCGAGGATCCCGGAAATGCTCCAATAATCTACATAGAATCTGACGGCAATCCTTTTCCCCCAATCATAGAGAGCAAAATCGAAGCTTTCATAGTTCAGGTAAAAAGGTTCAAGGGTTACAATTTATCATAA
- the rsgA gene encoding ribosome small subunit-dependent GTPase A, producing the protein MRGIVINVQKGLYKVRPVNDGEDINCTLRGRLFKQSQTTKSMVVVGDYVEFQPVLGGRGVITAIEERKSKLVRKGAGKKGSHLEQVVAANVDQAILVFAVKNPKYRKNLIERYIVSAKYGGIEPVICFNKIDLINLSEVQEDIKECRKLGYTVLLTSTITGEGIKKLKSLLKDKISVFAGSSGVGKSSLVNAIFNEKKTKTNEVSTSHYKGKHTTTSSQVYELPFGGRIIDVPGMREFGVIDNGTGIRDAFPDIIELAKHCKFRDCNHINEPGCAVKEAIESGLLEERRYRNYLKLKKSG; encoded by the coding sequence TTGAGAGGAATTGTAATAAATGTTCAGAAAGGACTGTACAAAGTAAGACCGGTAAACGATGGCGAAGACATTAACTGTACCCTTAGGGGCAGGCTTTTCAAACAAAGCCAGACAACCAAGTCGATGGTCGTGGTAGGTGACTACGTAGAATTTCAACCTGTTCTGGGAGGCAGGGGAGTGATAACCGCAATAGAAGAACGGAAAAGTAAATTGGTCAGAAAGGGGGCCGGTAAAAAAGGTTCTCACCTGGAGCAGGTTGTGGCTGCAAATGTCGATCAGGCAATACTTGTATTTGCGGTTAAAAATCCGAAATACAGAAAAAATCTTATAGAGAGGTACATCGTATCGGCAAAGTACGGCGGAATAGAACCAGTCATTTGCTTCAACAAAATAGATCTAATAAATCTATCGGAAGTGCAGGAAGATATCAAAGAATGCAGAAAGCTTGGTTATACGGTACTGCTCACCAGTACCATAACGGGAGAAGGGATAAAGAAGCTAAAATCTCTCTTGAAAGATAAAATTTCTGTCTTTGCTGGAAGCTCCGGAGTCGGGAAATCCTCGTTGGTGAACGCCATCTTTAATGAAAAAAAGACAAAGACGAATGAAGTGAGCACCAGTCATTACAAGGGCAAGCACACCACAACATCGTCACAGGTTTATGAGCTTCCTTTCGGGGGGCGGATAATAGACGTTCCCGGAATGAGGGAGTTTGGAGTGATTGATAACGGAACGGGAATCAGAGACGCTTTTCCGGATATCATAGAACTTGCTAAACACTGCAAGTTTAGAGACTGCAACCATATAAATGAGCCCGGGTGTGCCGTGAAAGAAGCGATTGAGTCGGGCCTCCTGGAAGAGCGAAGATACAGGAATTATCTTAAGTTAAAGAAATCAGGCTGA
- a CDS encoding DUF6036 family nucleotidyltransferase has translation MDYLDIEKILKALSSQLKRIGKRIEIIVCGGSALSIIGLVKRVTKDIDVLAIVEKTNGHFKIVRADFPVWLKKAIEKVARDFDLPPNWMNPGPTSMVDLGLPEGLENRLIEKNYGNNLTVYYISRFDQIHFKLYASVDRGGYHIDDLLKLNPTDEEIEAAARWSMTHDVSEGYRMVLKDLLKRLGYDVVAERI, from the coding sequence ATGGACTATCTGGATATTGAAAAAATTTTGAAAGCATTGAGTTCACAACTAAAAAGAATTGGCAAAAGAATAGAGATCATCGTCTGCGGTGGTTCAGCCCTTTCCATTATAGGACTGGTGAAAAGGGTTACGAAGGATATAGATGTTCTGGCAATTGTTGAAAAAACCAATGGTCATTTCAAGATAGTTAGAGCAGATTTTCCTGTCTGGCTTAAAAAAGCAATCGAAAAAGTTGCTAGAGATTTCGATCTTCCACCAAACTGGATGAATCCTGGTCCAACTTCAATGGTTGATCTTGGTTTACCTGAGGGGTTGGAGAATCGACTTATAGAAAAGAATTACGGGAATAATCTGACAGTATATTATATTTCAAGATTCGATCAGATACACTTCAAACTCTACGCTTCGGTGGATAGAGGTGGTTACCATATAGATGATCTCTTGAAGTTGAATCCAACAGATGAAGAAATAGAAGCCGCGGCTCGATGGAGCATGACTCATGATGTATCTGAAGGATACAGAATGGTTCTAAAAGATCTGTTGAAGAGGTTAGGTTATGATGTTGTCGCCGAAAGAATTTAA